A stretch of Mus caroli chromosome 5, CAROLI_EIJ_v1.1, whole genome shotgun sequence DNA encodes these proteins:
- the Cxcl11 gene encoding C-X-C motif chemokine 11 produces MNRKVTAIALAAIIWATAAQGFLMFKRGRCLCIGPGVKAVKMTEIEKASVIYPSNGCDKVEVIVTMKPHKRQRCLDPRSKQARLIMQTIERKNILRRQNM; encoded by the exons aTGAACAGGAAGGTCACAGccatagccctggctgccatCATCTGGGCCACAGCTGCTCAAG GCTTCCTTATGTTCAAAAGGGGGCGCTGTCTTTGCATCGGCCCTGGGGTGAAAGCCGTCAAAATGACAGAGATCGAGAAAGCTTCTGTAATTTACCCGAGTAACGGCTGCGACAAAGTTGAAGTGAT TGTTACTATGAAGCCTCATAAACGACAAAGGTGCCTGGACCCCAGATCCAAGCAAGCTCGCCTCATAATGCAG ACAAtcgaaagaaagaatattttaaggcGCCAAAACATGTGA